A single genomic interval of Novosphingobium ginsenosidimutans harbors:
- a CDS encoding AAA family ATPase, with amino-acid sequence MLKKLTLRNFRAFRNQTFHFGKFNVFVGPNNSGKSSALSALNMIAQTVLNNDVSQSPLILNGPFDSLGTYLDLVHGGRSNTPMGFDLSFFEFEIRIEFKYRSQRREIEIVRYELYENERQVLFYSSRKDSFDFRLFGKDVDRLIQGTRKVRPAFRNLAPINSSYSLQMMRRFREEDVPESVLGLLRRADRAITQARIRLRRSFSSFDSLSPIREKPERTYLYSGERAERIGTTGANTALLLANDTSKRGGESKGIEEYISKWFQLTGIANGIRIDSISPRHFELVLVDFDNTKHNLSDVGFGCSQVLPVLASALNIYSIQVAPDRGNPILLVQEPEIHLHPNAQASLGSFFAGVVPDQGQLFIETHSDNLILRLARHVADGTIDENEMRIFYVHRQNSESLVHDIEIQEDGTFSQEWPGGFFPQRQSESLALAQQSSRAKDNSRREIQLIFEYAERARR; translated from the coding sequence ATGCTGAAGAAACTTACGTTACGAAATTTCCGCGCGTTCCGGAATCAGACTTTTCATTTTGGAAAGTTTAATGTCTTCGTCGGTCCAAATAATTCCGGAAAATCAAGCGCCCTGAGCGCTTTAAACATGATCGCCCAAACAGTCCTAAATAACGATGTAAGTCAGAGTCCATTAATTCTAAATGGACCCTTTGATAGTCTTGGCACATACCTAGATTTAGTACATGGTGGTCGGTCTAACACGCCGATGGGATTCGATCTTAGCTTTTTTGAATTCGAGATTCGCATTGAGTTCAAGTACAGAAGCCAGCGCCGTGAGATAGAAATAGTTAGATACGAACTTTATGAGAACGAAAGACAAGTTTTATTTTACTCATCTCGAAAAGACTCATTCGACTTCAGGCTTTTCGGCAAAGATGTTGATCGTCTGATCCAAGGAACGAGAAAAGTAAGACCAGCGTTTCGCAATCTTGCGCCCATCAATAGCTCTTACTCACTGCAGATGATGAGACGCTTTCGTGAGGAAGATGTACCAGAGAGTGTCCTCGGACTCTTGCGGCGCGCAGATCGCGCGATCACGCAAGCCCGAATAAGGTTGCGCCGATCTTTTAGTAGCTTCGATTCGCTTAGTCCGATCCGGGAAAAGCCTGAACGAACATATCTCTATTCAGGCGAACGAGCAGAACGCATAGGCACTACTGGCGCAAATACCGCCCTCCTTTTAGCCAACGACACCTCAAAGCGAGGTGGCGAAAGCAAAGGGATTGAGGAGTACATCTCAAAATGGTTTCAATTGACTGGAATTGCCAACGGTATCCGAATTGACAGTATTAGCCCAAGGCATTTTGAACTTGTTCTCGTTGATTTTGACAATACCAAACACAATTTATCAGATGTTGGATTCGGTTGCAGCCAAGTTTTACCGGTCCTTGCCAGCGCACTCAACATATATTCGATTCAGGTAGCTCCAGATAGGGGAAACCCAATATTACTAGTGCAAGAACCGGAAATCCATCTGCACCCCAACGCGCAAGCTTCACTAGGCAGTTTTTTTGCTGGCGTTGTGCCGGACCAAGGACAGTTATTTATCGAAACGCATAGTGATAATCTAATACTAAGATTAGCACGCCACGTTGCCGATGGAACAATTGATGAAAACGAAATGCGAATATTTTATGTTCATCGTCAGAATTCGGAATCATTAGTGCACGATATCGAGATCCAGGAAGATGGAACTTTCAGTCAAGAATGGCCAGGCGGTTTCTTCCCGCAACGTCAATCAGAAAGTCTGGCGCTCGCCCAACAGAGTTCACGGGCCAAGGATAACTCGCGACGCGAAATTCAGCTGATCTTTGAATATGCCGAAAGGGCGCGGCGATGA
- a CDS encoding FAD-dependent oxidoreductase, which produces MTHYDTTIPVLIAGGGACGAIAALAAHAAGAEVALLEAEARPMGSSGMSQGLIAAAGTRAQAEAGIEDSPQRFLADIMAKTKGLADPVIAHTLAHQSGPTLDWMVEALDLPWTLDRTFRPSYGNSTWRIHGWAGHGGQDMVDLLHVRLAEAGIPVLTEARLTAVDADAAGRIHGVTIARPGGASEHIGCGALVLACGGFAANPAMIAAHIPEMAAARNHGHEGSQGTALSIGAALGAASGDLGAFQGYPMLAEPHGVTVPPPLLVEGGVLVNTAGQRFADETHDIAGMVHAVLAQPDGHVWALHDARIAERLMPIPEYAQLARLGAVRPAASTPLPPAALAATLAEARAALASGQPDAFGRRWTSPPPAGDLLAIKVVGAIYHTQGGLQIDARARVVRPDGTPLPNLLAGGGAARSVSGPSSWGYLPAMGLCTAVTLGRLAGESAANPQNPAR; this is translated from the coding sequence ATGACCCACTACGACACCACGATCCCCGTCCTCATCGCCGGCGGCGGGGCCTGCGGCGCGATCGCCGCGCTGGCCGCCCACGCCGCCGGGGCCGAGGTGGCCCTGCTTGAGGCCGAGGCCCGGCCGATGGGCTCCTCCGGCATGTCGCAGGGCCTGATCGCCGCCGCCGGGACCCGCGCCCAGGCCGAGGCCGGGATCGAGGACAGCCCGCAGCGCTTCCTGGCCGACATCATGGCCAAGACCAAGGGCCTGGCCGACCCGGTGATCGCCCATACCCTGGCCCACCAGTCCGGCCCGACGCTTGACTGGATGGTTGAGGCCCTCGACCTCCCCTGGACGCTCGACCGCACCTTCCGCCCGTCCTACGGCAACTCGACCTGGCGCATCCACGGCTGGGCCGGACACGGCGGGCAGGACATGGTTGACCTGCTCCACGTCCGCCTGGCCGAGGCCGGCATCCCGGTGCTGACCGAGGCCCGCCTGACCGCGGTCGACGCCGACGCCGCGGGCCGCATCCACGGTGTAACCATCGCGCGGCCCGGCGGCGCGAGCGAGCACATCGGCTGCGGCGCGCTGGTCCTGGCCTGCGGGGGCTTTGCCGCCAACCCCGCAATGATCGCCGCCCACATCCCCGAGATGGCAGCAGCGCGCAATCACGGGCACGAGGGCAGCCAGGGCACCGCCCTATCCATCGGCGCGGCCCTGGGCGCGGCCAGCGGCGATCTGGGCGCTTTTCAGGGCTATCCCATGCTGGCCGAGCCGCACGGGGTGACCGTCCCCCCGCCGCTGCTGGTCGAGGGCGGCGTGCTGGTCAACACGGCCGGCCAGCGCTTTGCCGACGAGACCCATGACATCGCCGGGATGGTCCACGCCGTGCTGGCCCAGCCCGATGGGCATGTCTGGGCGCTGCACGATGCCCGCATTGCCGAGCGGCTGATGCCGATCCCGGAGTACGCCCAGCTTGCCAGGCTGGGTGCCGTCCGCCCCGCGGCCAGCACGCCGCTGCCCCCGGCCGCCCTGGCCGCGACCCTGGCCGAAGCGCGCGCCGCCCTGGCCAGCGGCCAGCCCGATGCCTTCGGCCGCCGCTGGACCAGCCCGCCCCCGGCCGGGGACCTGCTGGCGATCAAGGTGGTCGGCGCGATCTATCACACCCAGGGCGGCCTGCAGATCGACGCCCGGGCCCGCGTCGTCCGCCCAGACGGTACGCCGCTGCCCAACCTCCTCGCCGGCGGCGGCGCGGCGCGCTCGGTCTCGGGCCCATCCTCATGGGGCTACCTTCCCGCCATGGGCCTCTGCACCGCCGTCACACTCGGGCGGCTGGCGGGAGAGAGCGCGGCAAACCCGCAGAATCCGGCCCGCTAA
- the uvrA gene encoding excinuclease ABC subunit UvrA has product MSLSKIVVRGAREHNLKGFDVELPRDSLIVITGLSGSGKSSLAFDTIYAEGQRRYVESLSAYARQFLELMQKPDVEHIDGLSPAISIEQKTTSRNPRSTVATVTEIYDYMRLLWARTGVPYSPATGEPISAQTVSQMVDRVMALPEGTRAYLLAPVVRGRKGEYRKELAEWQKAGFTRVRIDGEFYGIEDAPALDKKYKHDIEVVVDRIAVREGIETRLADSFEQALKLADGLAYIDLADGNVPGHEGEKGGAMKGAGLPDNRIVFSEKFACPVSGFTIESLEPRLFSFNAPMGACPACDGLGEKLLFDPQLVVPNEALSLKQGAVVPWAKSNPPSPYYMQVLASLAAEFGFSLDTPWQELPVEVRIVILHGTAGRPVNLTFIDGKKSYTVKKPFEGVIGNLNRRMLQTESAWMREELGKFQTAQPCEVCEGKRLKPEALSVKVGGADISSITRLSVADAVAWFSGLDSQLTSQQSQIARAILKEINERLGFLNNVGLDYLNLDRTSGTLSGGESQRIRLASQIGSGLSGVLYVLDEPSIGLHQRDNDMLLATLKRLRDLGNTVIVVEHDEDAIRAADHVVDLGPGAGVHGGEIVAQGTLKDILKAKDSLTGQYLSGARKIEVPKARRKGNGHKLTVHNARANNLRGVTAAIPLGTFTCVTGVSGSGKSSLTLDTLYAAAARTLNGARVIAGPHDKVTGLELCDKVIEIDQSPIGRTPRSNPATYTGAFTQIRDWFAGLPESGARGYKAGRFSFNVKGGRCEKCQGDGLIKIEMHFLPDVYVTCEECGGKRYNRETLEVKFKGHSIADVLDMTIEDAEEFFKAVPPIRDKMHMLNEVGLGYVKVGQQATTLSGGEAQRVKLAKELSRRSTGQTLYILDEPTTGLHFEDVRKLLEVLHRLVDQGNSVVVIEHNLDVIKTADWIIDLGPEGGVRGGEIIAEGTPEEVVKAKRSYTAKYLAPLLDR; this is encoded by the coding sequence ATGTCGCTCAGTAAAATCGTCGTGCGCGGAGCGCGCGAGCACAATCTCAAAGGCTTCGATGTCGAGCTGCCGCGCGACAGCCTGATCGTGATCACCGGCCTCTCCGGCTCCGGCAAGTCGAGCCTGGCGTTCGACACGATCTATGCCGAGGGTCAGCGGCGTTATGTCGAGAGTCTCTCGGCCTATGCGCGCCAGTTCCTCGAGTTGATGCAGAAGCCCGATGTCGAGCATATCGACGGCCTCAGCCCGGCGATCTCGATCGAGCAGAAGACCACCAGCCGCAACCCGCGCTCGACCGTGGCGACGGTGACCGAGATCTATGACTACATGCGCCTGCTCTGGGCCCGCACCGGCGTGCCCTATAGCCCCGCCACGGGTGAGCCGATCAGCGCGCAGACGGTCAGCCAGATGGTTGACCGGGTCATGGCCCTGCCCGAGGGGACGCGTGCCTATCTGCTTGCCCCGGTGGTGCGCGGCCGCAAGGGCGAATACCGCAAGGAGCTGGCCGAATGGCAGAAGGCCGGCTTCACCCGCGTGCGGATCGACGGCGAATTCTACGGGATCGAAGACGCCCCCGCGCTCGACAAGAAGTACAAGCATGACATCGAGGTCGTGGTCGATCGCATCGCGGTGCGCGAAGGGATCGAGACCCGCCTGGCGGACAGCTTCGAACAGGCGCTGAAGCTCGCCGATGGCCTCGCCTATATCGACCTCGCCGACGGCAATGTTCCCGGGCATGAGGGGGAGAAGGGCGGCGCGATGAAGGGCGCCGGCCTGCCCGACAACCGCATCGTCTTCTCCGAAAAGTTCGCCTGCCCGGTCTCCGGCTTCACCATCGAAAGCCTGGAACCCAGGCTGTTCAGCTTCAACGCGCCGATGGGCGCCTGCCCGGCCTGCGATGGCCTGGGCGAAAAGCTGCTGTTCGATCCGCAGCTGGTCGTCCCGAATGAGGCGCTCTCCCTCAAGCAGGGTGCGGTCGTGCCCTGGGCGAAGAGCAACCCGCCGTCGCCCTATTACATGCAGGTGCTGGCCAGCCTGGCGGCCGAGTTCGGCTTCAGCCTCGATACGCCATGGCAGGAGCTGCCGGTCGAGGTGCGGATCGTCATCCTCCACGGCACCGCCGGCCGGCCGGTCAACCTCACCTTCATCGACGGGAAAAAGAGCTACACGGTCAAGAAGCCGTTCGAGGGCGTGATCGGCAACCTCAACCGCCGCATGCTGCAGACCGAAAGCGCCTGGATGCGCGAGGAGCTGGGCAAGTTCCAGACCGCGCAGCCGTGCGAGGTTTGCGAGGGCAAGCGGCTCAAGCCCGAGGCGCTTAGCGTCAAGGTGGGCGGGGCGGACATCTCCTCGATCACCCGGCTCTCGGTCGCCGATGCGGTGGCATGGTTCAGCGGGCTCGACAGCCAGCTGACCAGCCAGCAGAGCCAGATCGCCCGCGCCATCCTGAAAGAGATCAACGAGCGGCTGGGCTTCCTCAACAACGTCGGGCTCGATTACCTCAACCTCGATCGCACTTCGGGCACGCTCTCGGGCGGGGAGAGCCAGCGCATCCGCCTCGCCAGCCAGATCGGCTCGGGCCTTTCGGGCGTGCTCTACGTGCTGGATGAACCGTCGATCGGCCTCCACCAGCGCGATAACGACATGCTGCTCGCCACGCTCAAGCGGCTGCGCGACCTGGGCAATACGGTGATCGTGGTGGAGCATGACGAGGATGCGATCCGCGCCGCCGATCACGTGGTTGATCTGGGCCCCGGCGCCGGGGTCCACGGGGGCGAGATCGTCGCCCAGGGGACGCTAAAGGATATCCTCAAAGCCAAGGACAGCCTGACCGGCCAGTACCTGTCCGGCGCCCGCAAGATCGAGGTGCCCAAGGCCCGCCGCAAGGGCAACGGCCACAAGCTGACGGTCCACAACGCCCGCGCCAACAACCTGCGCGGCGTCACGGCGGCGATCCCGCTCGGCACCTTCACCTGCGTCACCGGCGTTTCGGGCAGCGGCAAGAGCAGCCTCACGCTCGACACGCTCTATGCCGCCGCCGCCCGCACGCTCAACGGCGCGCGGGTCATCGCCGGCCCGCATGACAAGGTCACCGGCCTTGAACTGTGCGACAAGGTGATCGAGATCGATCAAAGCCCGATCGGCCGCACCCCGCGCAGCAACCCTGCCACCTATACCGGCGCCTTCACCCAGATCCGGGACTGGTTCGCCGGCCTGCCGGAATCTGGCGCGCGCGGCTACAAGGCCGGGCGGTTCAGCTTCAACGTCAAGGGCGGGCGGTGCGAGAAGTGCCAGGGCGACGGCCTGATCAAGATCGAGATGCACTTCCTCCCTGACGTTTACGTCACCTGCGAGGAATGCGGCGGCAAGCGCTACAACCGCGAAACGCTGGAGGTAAAGTTCAAGGGCCACTCGATCGCCGACGTGCTCGACATGACGATCGAGGACGCGGAAGAGTTCTTCAAGGCCGTCCCCCCGATCCGCGACAAGATGCACATGCTGAACGAGGTGGGGCTGGGCTACGTCAAGGTCGGCCAGCAGGCCACGACCCTCTCGGGCGGGGAAGCGCAGCGCGTCAAACTCGCCAAGGAACTCAGCCGGCGGTCAACCGGGCAGACGCTCTACATCCTCGATGAACCGACCACGGGACTGCATTTCGAGGACGTCCGCAAACTGCTGGAGGTGCTGCACCGGCTAGTGGACCAGGGCAATTCGGTCGTGGTGATCGAACACAATCTCGATGTGATCAAGACGGCGGACTGGATCATCGACCTGGGGCCAGAAGGCGGCGTGCGCGGTGGGGAGATCATTGCCGAAGGTACACCTGAAGAGGTCGTCAAGGCCAAGCGGTCCTATACCGCCAAGTACCTCGCGCCGTTGCTTGACCGGTAA
- a CDS encoding TonB-dependent receptor plug domain-containing protein: protein MKYLFLLATSLTFATPGLAQDQDSEDGGCCFLIHERVKPETITVVASGTAQRVSETGQSISVIGANEIASVQGPDLTRVLERLPGVSLARSGPLGSQTSLFVRGANSQQLVVTLDGVRLADVAAPSGGFDLGTLMTGAIDKIELLRGSNSVVWGSDAIGGVLALTSAQIDGVRAGFEYGANDTLTADATLGTSGNGYGLTVSGGHVRSDGISAYAPGTEADGFRQWHGSLRGYASLADGLSLVAAARYADSRVDFDGFPPPTFSFADTPEVQTTRQGSGRIGLDYDASAVSLKLGLAYSDTRRDYFDDAASTAPNFATSGRSWRADFSGKADLTDSVTLNFGADSEWTRFTTSFDPQNDARLSSAHVLLGYHADGLHLSAGVRVDDHDRFGTHWTFGANGSYELADNLRLRASYGEGFKAPTLYQLYGFGGNVALRPETSKAYEAGLEYGDRSGSRHLAITLFRRDSRNLIDYVFPAGYFNTGRTRAEGVEVEGGFALTDQLRARLAYSHIKATDRATGRDLPRRPRDLASAGLDWETPVAGLKLGADLRLAGDSFDDRGNFTRLDGYGLLTLRASLPLGERFELYGRVENVTDTDYQTVAGYGTYGRSAFVGVRAKW, encoded by the coding sequence GTGAAATATCTGTTTTTACTTGCTACTTCGCTGACCTTTGCCACACCAGGCCTGGCGCAGGATCAGGATTCGGAGGATGGCGGTTGCTGCTTCCTGATCCATGAGCGGGTCAAGCCAGAAACCATCACTGTGGTTGCCTCTGGCACCGCCCAGCGCGTCAGTGAGACTGGCCAATCGATCAGCGTCATCGGCGCGAACGAGATCGCGTCGGTCCAGGGTCCCGACCTCACCCGCGTTCTCGAACGCCTGCCCGGCGTCTCACTCGCCCGCTCTGGCCCGCTCGGTAGCCAGACCAGCCTGTTCGTGCGCGGCGCCAATTCGCAGCAGCTGGTGGTGACGCTGGATGGCGTGCGGCTGGCGGATGTCGCCGCGCCGTCGGGCGGGTTCGACCTCGGCACACTGATGACCGGCGCAATCGACAAGATCGAACTGCTGCGCGGCTCCAACTCGGTGGTCTGGGGGTCGGATGCGATCGGCGGGGTACTCGCCCTGACTAGTGCCCAGATCGATGGCGTGCGGGCGGGATTCGAATATGGCGCGAACGACACGCTGACTGCCGACGCCACGCTGGGTACGTCCGGCAATGGCTATGGCCTGACGGTCAGCGGCGGTCATGTCCGCAGCGATGGCATCTCAGCCTATGCGCCGGGGACCGAGGCCGATGGCTTCCGCCAGTGGCATGGGTCGCTGCGCGGCTATGCCAGCTTGGCCGACGGCCTCTCGCTGGTTGCTGCTGCGCGCTATGCCGATAGCCGGGTCGATTTCGATGGCTTCCCGCCGCCGACTTTCAGCTTTGCCGATACACCCGAAGTGCAGACCACGCGCCAGGGCTCGGGCCGGATTGGGTTGGACTATGACGCCAGTGCGGTCTCGCTAAAGCTGGGCCTGGCCTATTCTGATACCCGCCGGGACTACTTCGACGATGCGGCCAGCACCGCGCCGAATTTCGCCACCAGCGGTCGGTCTTGGCGGGCCGATTTCTCTGGCAAGGCGGACCTGACCGACAGTGTCACTCTCAACTTTGGCGCGGACAGCGAGTGGACCCGCTTCACCACCAGCTTCGATCCCCAAAACGATGCCCGCCTCTCAAGCGCACACGTCCTGCTGGGCTACCACGCGGACGGCCTGCATCTTTCGGCTGGCGTCCGGGTCGATGATCATGACCGCTTCGGCACCCATTGGACCTTTGGCGCGAACGGGTCCTACGAACTGGCCGACAACCTGCGCCTGCGCGCATCCTATGGCGAGGGCTTCAAGGCGCCAACGCTGTACCAGCTCTACGGCTTTGGCGGGAACGTGGCGCTCCGGCCGGAGACCAGCAAGGCTTACGAGGCAGGGCTTGAATACGGCGATCGCAGTGGCAGCCGTCACCTGGCGATCACCCTGTTCCGCCGCGATAGCCGGAACCTGATCGATTACGTGTTCCCGGCCGGATACTTCAACACCGGCCGCACCCGCGCCGAGGGGGTAGAGGTGGAAGGCGGTTTCGCGCTGACTGACCAGCTCCGCGCTCGTCTCGCCTACAGCCACATCAAGGCGACCGACCGAGCGACGGGCCGCGATCTGCCCCGCCGCCCACGCGACCTCGCCAGTGCCGGGCTGGATTGGGAAACTCCAGTGGCCGGGCTCAAGCTGGGCGCGGACCTGCGCCTGGCGGGCGACAGCTTCGATGATCGCGGCAACTTCACCCGGCTCGATGGCTATGGTCTGCTGACCCTGCGCGCCAGCCTGCCGCTGGGCGAGCGGTTCGAGCTCTATGGCCGGGTCGAGAACGTGACCGATACGGATTACCAGACCGTCGCCGGTTACGGCACCTATGGCCGCTCGGCCTTCGTCGGGGTACGGGCCAAGTGGTAA
- a CDS encoding FecCD family ABC transporter permease, with protein MTRPITLLLAALALVLPLSLLAGRVWIDPTAPLGPEASLILAELRLPRALLAVLIGAGLGASGAAMQGYLRNPLADPGLFGIAPGAALGAVLSFWTGWASTGWALPAFALIGAAGAMFLLTLIAGRQGGVVLFTLAGMMIASLAGALMSLAISLSPTPFAMSEIVTWLMGALTDRSWREVWIAAPLTLAGIGVLQAAGRGLDALTLGEAAARSLGMDPRRLQVLLVLGVGLTVGGGVAVAGIIGFVGLMVPHFVRRFTDGRPSHLILPSALAGALLVLVADCLCRILPLAGGELRLGIALSLLGAPFFLNLLLRLRRELV; from the coding sequence ATGACCCGCCCCATCACCTTGCTGCTGGCCGCGCTGGCGCTGGTCTTGCCGCTCTCGCTGCTGGCGGGCCGGGTCTGGATCGATCCGACCGCGCCGCTCGGCCCGGAGGCCAGCCTGATCCTGGCCGAACTGCGCCTGCCGCGTGCGCTGCTGGCGGTGCTGATCGGCGCAGGCCTCGGCGCCAGCGGCGCGGCGATGCAGGGCTACCTGCGCAACCCGCTGGCCGATCCGGGGCTGTTCGGCATTGCCCCCGGCGCGGCGCTGGGCGCGGTGCTGAGCTTCTGGACCGGTTGGGCCAGCACCGGCTGGGCCTTGCCCGCCTTCGCGCTGATCGGGGCGGCGGGGGCGATGTTCCTCCTCACCCTGATCGCCGGGAGACAGGGCGGGGTCGTGCTGTTCACGCTGGCCGGCATGATGATCGCCAGCCTGGCCGGCGCGCTGATGAGCCTGGCGATCAGCCTGTCGCCTACGCCCTTTGCGATGAGCGAGATCGTGACCTGGCTGATGGGCGCGCTGACTGACCGTTCCTGGCGCGAGGTCTGGATTGCCGCGCCGCTGACGCTGGCCGGGATCGGTGTGCTGCAGGCGGCGGGCCGCGGGCTCGATGCCCTCACGCTGGGCGAAGCCGCGGCCCGTTCGCTCGGAATGGACCCGCGCCGCCTGCAAGTGCTGCTGGTGCTGGGCGTGGGCCTGACCGTGGGCGGCGGGGTGGCGGTAGCCGGGATCATCGGCTTTGTCGGGCTGATGGTGCCGCACTTCGTCCGCCGCTTCACCGATGGCCGGCCAAGCCACCTGATCCTGCCCTCGGCACTGGCGGGTGCATTGCTGGTGCTGGTCGCCGACTGCCTCTGCCGGATCCTCCCACTGGCGGGCGGAGAGTTGCGGCTGGGGATCGCACTCAGCCTGCTGGGCGCGCCCTTCTTCCTCAACCTGCTGCTGCGCTTGCGGCGGGAGCTGGTGTGA
- a CDS encoding ABC transporter ATP-binding protein has product MLAAEALVLPGRLRGVSLNLRAGEVTAICGPNGAGKSSLLSCLAGLLAPTKGAVTLDDAPLAAMHPEARARALGYLPQTPEVAWDVSVQTLASLGRLPWRSSAAEDSAAIDAALDALDLPAFAHRPISQLSGGERARALLARVLAGTPRWLLADEPLANLDLAHQLALLGHLRACAARGMGVVLVLHDLALAMNHADRVVVLEQGALAADGPPDLALAEPVIAKVWNVPARWLGEPGARALAV; this is encoded by the coding sequence ATGCTGGCGGCCGAAGCCCTTGTCCTCCCCGGCCGCCTGCGCGGGGTCTCGCTGAACCTGCGGGCGGGCGAGGTCACGGCAATTTGTGGCCCCAACGGCGCAGGCAAATCGAGCCTGCTGTCCTGCCTTGCGGGACTGCTCGCGCCCACGAAGGGCGCGGTGACGCTTGATGATGCGCCGCTTGCCGCCATGCACCCCGAAGCTCGCGCCCGCGCGCTCGGTTATCTGCCGCAGACGCCCGAGGTGGCCTGGGACGTTTCGGTCCAGACCCTGGCCAGCCTTGGCCGCCTGCCCTGGCGCTCAAGCGCGGCTGAGGACTCCGCCGCCATTGATGCCGCGCTCGACGCGCTCGATCTGCCAGCCTTCGCGCACCGCCCGATCTCGCAGCTGTCTGGCGGCGAACGCGCCCGCGCGCTGCTCGCCCGGGTTCTGGCCGGCACGCCGCGCTGGCTGCTGGCGGATGAGCCGCTCGCCAATCTTGACCTCGCGCATCAGCTGGCCCTGCTGGGCCACCTGCGCGCCTGTGCCGCGCGGGGCATGGGGGTGGTGCTGGTGCTGCACGACCTGGCCCTGGCAATGAACCATGCCGACCGGGTGGTGGTGCTGGAACAGGGCGCGCTGGCCGCTGATGGCCCGCCCGACCTGGCGCTGGCCGAACCGGTGATCGCAAAGGTCTGGAACGTTCCGGCGCGCTGGCTGGGTGAGCCGGGCGCGCGGGCGCTGGCGGTGTGA
- a CDS encoding ABC transporter substrate-binding protein has protein sequence MVKRWGSLFALVLAGCTAAPAREAASPNAALALPTIVSLNPCTDAILAEVAAPAQILAISHYSQDPAGSSMDLATARQFRATGGSVEEVLALRPDVVVDGTFTPPATRSALERLGLKLEQVPIAATVPDSVAQVRRLAALAGHPQRGEALVRRIEAALAASKAPAGPPVDAIVWQGGGIVAGEGTLITALLEHTGFSNVAAARGLSQASHLPLEAMLAQPPRVILAAGHSHGEEDRLLAHPALAGLKRTTRAPLEPKLLWCGGPTIPKTLARLAEVRRTIPLPLAGGARGGPSSMRTQAGPPPTPPARGRGE, from the coding sequence GTGGTAAAGCGCTGGGGCAGCCTCTTCGCGCTGGTGCTGGCAGGTTGCACTGCCGCCCCGGCGCGTGAGGCTGCCTCCCCAAATGCTGCACTGGCGCTGCCCACCATTGTCAGCCTCAATCCTTGTACCGATGCGATCCTGGCTGAGGTGGCCGCCCCGGCGCAGATCCTCGCGATCTCGCATTACAGCCAGGATCCGGCGGGGTCTTCGATGGACCTGGCCACAGCCCGGCAATTCCGTGCGACCGGCGGCTCGGTCGAGGAAGTGCTGGCGCTGAGACCCGATGTGGTGGTCGATGGCACCTTCACCCCGCCGGCCACCCGTTCGGCGCTGGAACGGCTGGGACTGAAGCTGGAGCAGGTGCCGATTGCTGCGACCGTGCCGGACAGCGTGGCGCAGGTCCGTCGTCTCGCGGCGCTGGCCGGGCATCCGCAGCGCGGCGAGGCGCTGGTTCGCCGGATTGAAGCGGCACTGGCGGCCAGCAAGGCGCCTGCTGGACCACCCGTTGACGCGATTGTCTGGCAAGGCGGCGGGATCGTCGCGGGAGAGGGGACATTGATCACCGCGCTGCTGGAGCACACCGGTTTCAGCAATGTCGCTGCCGCGCGCGGCCTCTCGCAGGCCAGCCATCTGCCGCTGGAAGCCATGCTGGCCCAGCCGCCGCGCGTGATCCTGGCCGCCGGCCACAGCCACGGCGAGGAAGACCGGCTGCTGGCCCATCCGGCGCTGGCCGGCCTCAAGCGCACGACCCGCGCGCCGCTGGAGCCGAAGCTGCTGTGGTGCGGCGGCCCGACAATCCCGAAGACCCTGGCCCGTTTGGCCGAAGTGCGGCGGACAATTCCCCTCCCGCTTGCGGGAGGGGCTAGGGGTGGGCCTTCCTCCATGCGCACCCAGGCGGGCCCACCCCCGACCCCTCCCGCAAGAGGGAGGGGAGAATGA